GCGACATGTTGCTTAGAGCTAGCTCACCTTTTGGTCCCTCTACTGACAGACCAGAAGCTTGTGCCAGTTAGTTGAAGGTTAAATATGCTTAGTGGGATTTAGGAGGTCAGTGTTGAAGTTGTGTAAGTTGAAGGACAAAGTGCAAGTTGCTCCTCCTCTTCTGCTGtgtcttattcttcttcttctcatcctctttaattctttttattttattttattaaattattgattCTAAACATCATATACCTAATTGCTATGTTGGAAAACTATAGATTGCTGTAGTATAGAGGTCTCacatttattttggtttttCGATCTGGATGAAAATTCAGTTATTTGATGTTTTTGCATAATGATTTTTCACAAATTGTTGATTGACGGATATTATTCTTGTGAACTGACTGAGCTCATAGAATGTTTGGAATATGAAGAAGATCAGGGCCTCGTGTGTTTACCTTGTTGCTTCAGGAGTTAACTTGGATACAaatattcttttgttttgtttgctcTGCTTGATTTTCAAATTTGTCAATTCAGAAGACTGTGTTTGTGTTCACTATAGGTGGCGGAGAGGGCTTTATTCTTGTGGAATAACGATCATATTGAGAATTTGATAAAGCAACACCGAAAAGTGATACTTCCTATCATCTTTCCTGCACTGGAGAGAAATGCCAGAAACCATTGGAATCAGGCTGTTCACAGTTTGTCACTGAATATCCGGAAGATATTCTATGATCTTGATCCTGAGCTATTCAAGGAGTGCTTGCACAAGTTTCAAGAAGATGAATTGAAGGAAGATGAGATTAAATCAAAACGTGAAGCTACATGGAAACGATTAGAAGAACTTGCTGCCAAAAATACTACAAGTAATGAAGCTGTGCTTGTGCCATCCTCCGGGCATTCTCGAACTTAATATTAAGATATGCTTGTTCTtccttgtttttaattttcataattcTGGTTAAATTTACATTTTGGAAGCAATGAATTTATCAAGGGGAAAAGGGATTTTCTGTGTCATTGCCTTTTTTTCCCTGGTCAGTTTCATCCTGATAGCTGTAGTTGTAACTATAATTTGTTTATATGTGTTAACTTTGGCAATTTGGAAATGATATGGGAGCAagtatttttatcaaaattatacTTTGTTGAACGTATTTACTTTCATTCTTTTGGTTAACTTTTGGCAAATACCACTCTTCAATAAATGCTTTAATTCTTAAGATGAGGTATAGATTATAGGATGTTGTAAGTTTGGCATTTTGCTCAAGAGACTCTTTCCATATATTCCAAATAGAGAAGCTACAAAAGCTGAGAGGGAATGGTAGTTAAGTTGCTTATGTTTGGTCTAACTAGAATATTACAAAGTTAAATCGGTAATCGCTAGAATGGACTTTTCAGGTTGTAACTAGTCATTTAGCAAGGCTGTAACTTATGCATCAAAGTTTAacttatttgtttgtttgtttctcGTTTGGCTTTCTGTGGAACTGAAGGATCTAGCAAATAGTTGTGAACAAAGAAATGCTGAATGTGGCGGCTCTCGTAATTTCTTCGTGTACTTAGGAACTAAACTTTGTCAGGGTAGTCCATTTGTAAGCATTAGCTGGCTGCAGGAGAAATGAACCAAAAGCTACATGATGCTTTCaatcaaaacaataatatactactAAGTACTAACTACAAAAGAACAAATcgtaataacaaaaataaaaatttgaaggtATAATCCAGATAGTATCTGACTATCTGCAAAGTACAATTGATTGATTGTGTATGAACTTTGTTTGAGTGAAACCTGTTCCTTTTCATCAATATGTTTAAAGTTATTTTGAGGAATATGTTCTTAACCAAGGGACCATCTTAGCCTAAAGTGTGTACAACCTAATTCACCTTCATTATAGCCTTTTAGAGCCTAATTTCGTGGCAAAAGTAGGAGTTGGATGGTGTATTCATCATCATATATGCATATGGAAGATGATTGATGGAGTTCAAAAAGATGAAAACAATTTAAGATACAAACTTCCAATATTATAACATGTCAAAAGACGAAAATTTTAGGATCAGTCACTACACCAAGAAAGCAATTCCTTGTCAGCTTCAAATATAGCCATGTCTTCTTCTTTGAGATTTACCCAGGCTTCTATGCCATTACCTGACTTTGTGTCTAGAAAACCAATAACATCCTTGAGAACAAGTCTAGCCGATCCTACCCATATCGGTTTTCCCCAACCAAAATCAGATTTGTATAAAGGCAATCGACACAAACTAGTGAAGTTGAACACGACTAGCTCCCCTTTCCTCTGCTCATTTGCTTTCTCTTTGATGAAACTCAAGTGTTTTTGATCGTTCTTCCGGAGATCTGAGACAAATTCACTGTTTACGTTGTTTatactttccctcacttttttcaCTAGCTCAAAATCTTGTTCCTCATTagtactattattattattcgtAGCTGGTACTGTAATGACTACTTGCATTACATTCCCGAATAAAGATTCAGGCAATGGAGGATTACTTCTGGTACGTAAGTTCACCGTATGAACCATGCCATATATCTTAGTTTCATCTCTTTCAGCATGAACACTTGCCATCAAACGTGTCCATAAGAAAGCTGATAAAGCTTCAATCCTCGAGGGAGGTTTCGTACTTTCACTGCCCTTTTCAGTATACTTATCTCTGAGTGCTGATACTTTAGAGGCAGAGAATACAAACCTCTTAGTCACAATGTTGTCTTTCTCAATCATGACACTTGATTTGAACTTTGTTATATCTCTTGGTGGAAATAGTATGGAAGAATGAAATCTTGGACAAGGTACGTCGATACTCCCTCTTGCAATAGCTCCCCAGGTATTGATAAACATGAACGTGGACAATGCATCAGTTATCTTATGAGAAATGGCTATACCAATAGCCATTCCTCCACATTGAAAGAAGTTTGCTTGGACTAGTAAGCAAAAGTCTTTAACATCATGTAAATCACAAGGGATGAACTTGTTAAGTTCGTTAGGAAGTGGATCAAGAAGGAACTCTGAGAGACTGCATTTGGCTATGGCTTCTACATATGGAACGCCCTCATCGTTGCAGTTGACGTGGGAGTTGGCTACGTCTAGACGTCCGCCAAGAGGGTAgaattttgtcaaggtatgtgATAAAGATGTCTTAAGTTGGTTTGATGTGTGTATGTTGGTGAAGTTATTGTTTGCTGGATAGAAAAACACAAGGGGCATCAAAATATTTGGAGTAATTTGATCAAGATATGAAAGTTTGTAATTGTGAAGTTCATGTGGGGTTGGTGAAGATGGTTTGATTATCAATTTGGAGATGATTTCTATCTCAATTTTCATACTTCCAAAATGTTTACTAGTAGTGTTTTTCTCTTTGATGAAATGACACTGATTCTGATGACAATAAATAGACCAAAAACTAAGTTAGCTATAAAGTATAAAATGaaacataattgaaaaaaaatataaaaaaatgcaATGTGTCTTCTAGTTTTTAGAATGTTGCTCATATGGCCGTCTTGTCACTAAAGAGATTATTATCATGACTTGAATAGGAAACTACCACTACTATAAAATCACTATTTTCTCGATCGAATTCTCACAAAATACTCACAGATATTTCGATTGAATCagtgagaaaaaaaatgttcaatggctattctcaatatttaaatgaaaatttatttttcaccaTGCATTTTCACAGTGAGCTAGTTGATTCTATGAAAGTAggtagaaaaattatattttacgaTACAAACTTATCATCAATTCGCGATGGTAAAAAATTTCGAGCGGTGGAATACTTCAACTTAGTATAAAAACCTTGGTAGGTAAAAAAAGTACACAAGATTTAATGAAATgccaaatatagaaaaaaacatattttatttatgaattgagTTGATACATttaacttatattttatttctgaTTAAATATTTGAGAATTCTAAAATTTTGTGCGTCATTCCTAGGATTACAAGGAAGAATTATGCCTCcatttttactaaaattttgTGTGAAATTGTGCCTCTGCCTTTTGCTAGTAAATTGCATTACTGAATTTGCCTTCCATTTTTACTTGAAAATGCGAACGTTTGCCCCTCGAGACTAACGCACACGTCATCACAGACACCCACGCCATTAATAAGATCGTCACAGATGCCCACAAAAAGTTTCGGCTAAAAATCCGTCGGTATcacatatcaccaaaaatccatggattataacacacgtaaaacaaaaaaattggtatTGCTCTGgacctcgtttgaacttgaaaatgtggaCGTGGCACACACCATTAATAAGATCGTCACGGATGCCAACAaaaaatttcagccaaaaacCCGTCGGAATtacatatcaccaaaaatccatggactataacacacataaaatgaaaattttggtaTTTCCTGCTCTGGgccttgtttgaacttgaaaatgcgaaTGTTTGCCCCTTGGGACCAACATACACCATTTCGTCACGGATGCCCACAAAACATTCCAGCGAAAAATCCATTgggatcacatatcacccaaaattcGGGAGTTAGGTGAAAGAAAGAAGATTGAAGGAGAAAGAGTAAGTTTTCTTGCGGATATCCCTACTACTGGAAAACCTACAGAAGTAAGGtgtcaatttcaaagaaatcttATTGAATTATACTTTAGGTGAGTAAATCGGGTTTTGCAAGTGCCTTATGGAAACAATGGAGGTCAAGACAGAGAAGGTTAGGGTGACATTCATAAATAAGTAATGTAGAACCCATCACACACTTATAAGGTGGTGTCTGGGTATGCTTGCCAGTTCAGGTTAAACATTTTGTGCCTTGTAAACTTTATCCCTTAGTGGTTAGACCCTTCACTGAGTAGCTCTGCTGAGAGAGAATATTAAGAGGTGTTGCAAAAATGTTGACAGTCTAAAACATGTATCAAAGAAGCTTTTAGGTTATAGATGCAATAATTAATTtgcaattataattattaataatctTTTGCGTAGGAAAGaaaataagtataatttttttcacgTTAAATAGTGACAAAATATGATTTGTCTCTAATCAATGTTTTCTCTGTAGTGACACTATATATAATATCAGAacaaaaaattacctaaataccTTGTGTGACTATtattctatataaataaaaatataataagataaAAAAGCAAAACAAATTATGGAGTTGTTCGAATAGATATCGAAAAAACACCTAtgatcaaaaaaaaatttgcgtCAAACATATATCCGAGGCAAAAGTTACGATCGTTTGAAGTTTCACCAAATtagaaattgaaacttgaaaaagtAGTTGTAAATtggtgaaacttcaaacggtcataacttTGGCCTCGGAAGTCcttttcaggcgatttttttttgaatttggtaTTTTTCAATATCTATGCGCGGTTTGACCCAACCGATTTTTTGAAAGACGTCTTTTAACACattcaattttgaatttcacctcaattttgaagaaaattgtAATTCTTTATTGCTAAGAAtctgataaaagaaaaatgatttttgagttCGAAATACTTTGATAATGTATATATGAATGTCAATTTTAATGTCAgataatcaattttattataaacAACTCTTATCctgttcaattttaaatttccCCCAATTTTACACAAGGAATTTTGTTCCTTAAATAGGTATGTGA
The DNA window shown above is from Solanum stenotomum isolate F172 chromosome 6, ASM1918654v1, whole genome shotgun sequence and carries:
- the LOC125868745 gene encoding stemmadenine O-acetyltransferase-like, with amino-acid sequence MKIEIEIISKLIIKPSSPTPHELHNYKLSYLDQITPNILMPLVFFYPANNNFTNIHTSNQLKTSLSHTLTKFYPLGGRLDVANSHVNCNDEGVPYVEAIAKCSLSEFLLDPLPNELNKFIPCDLHDVKDFCLLVQANFFQCGGMAIGIAISHKITDALSTFMFINTWGAIARGSIDVPCPRFHSSILFPPRDITKFKSSVMIEKDNIVTKRFVFSASKVSALRDKYTEKGSESTKPPSRIEALSAFLWTRLMASVHAERDETKIYGMVHTVNLRTRSNPPLPESLFGNVMQVVITVPATNNNNSTNEEQDFELVKKVRESINNVNSEFVSDLRKNDQKHLSFIKEKANEQRKGELVVFNFTSLCRLPLYKSDFGWGKPIWVGSARLVLKDVIGFLDTKSGNGIEAWVNLKEEDMAIFEADKELLSWCSD